In Streptomyces sp. NBC_00569, a single genomic region encodes these proteins:
- a CDS encoding aminopeptidase P family protein — MFSSEYPEDRMTATPAPFTADDYKARMERAARSAAEAGLAGVLVAPGPDMVWLTGYSPTADTERLTMLVLTPGQDPVLVVPTLEAPDAAKAVGADALTLRDWTDGKDPYAVTAPLLDNSGRFGVSDNAWAMHLIGLQKTLPDTSYASLTEALPMLRAVKDAAELERLAAAGEAADATYEEIKKVPFAGRRETDVAGDLAGLLRQFGHSQVDFTVVGSGPNGANPHHEAGERVIENGDMVVLDFGGLKHGYGSDTSRTVHVGEPTAEEQRVHDVVREAQAAGCAAVRPGAACQDVDRAARAVITEFGYGQYFIHRTGHGIGVTTHEPPYMIEGEEQPLVPGMCFSVEPGIYLPGRFGVRIEDIVTVTEDGVRRLNSTSRDMAIVS; from the coding sequence ATGTTCAGCTCGGAGTACCCGGAGGACCGGATGACCGCCACGCCCGCGCCGTTCACGGCCGACGACTACAAGGCCCGCATGGAGCGCGCCGCCCGGTCCGCGGCCGAGGCGGGACTCGCCGGCGTCCTCGTCGCCCCCGGGCCCGACATGGTCTGGCTCACCGGCTACTCGCCCACGGCCGACACCGAGCGCCTCACGATGCTCGTCCTCACCCCGGGCCAGGACCCCGTCCTCGTCGTGCCGACACTGGAGGCACCGGACGCCGCGAAGGCGGTGGGGGCGGACGCCCTCACCCTGCGGGACTGGACCGACGGCAAGGACCCGTACGCGGTGACCGCGCCCCTCCTCGACAACTCCGGGCGCTTCGGCGTCAGCGACAACGCGTGGGCGATGCACCTCATCGGGCTGCAGAAGACGCTGCCCGACACCTCGTACGCCTCTCTCACCGAGGCCCTGCCGATGCTGCGCGCCGTCAAGGACGCGGCCGAACTCGAACGGCTCGCGGCGGCCGGCGAGGCGGCCGACGCCACGTACGAGGAGATCAAGAAGGTGCCCTTCGCGGGCCGCAGGGAGACTGACGTCGCGGGCGATCTCGCCGGTCTGCTGCGGCAGTTCGGGCACTCCCAGGTCGACTTCACCGTCGTCGGATCGGGCCCGAACGGCGCCAACCCGCACCACGAGGCGGGCGAGCGCGTCATCGAGAACGGCGACATGGTCGTCCTCGACTTCGGCGGCCTCAAGCACGGCTACGGCTCCGACACCTCCCGCACCGTGCACGTCGGCGAGCCGACCGCCGAGGAGCAGCGCGTCCACGACGTCGTGCGCGAGGCGCAGGCGGCGGGCTGCGCGGCGGTCAGGCCGGGCGCCGCCTGCCAGGACGTCGACCGCGCCGCCCGCGCCGTGATCACCGAGTTCGGCTACGGCCAGTACTTCATCCACCGCACCGGCCACGGCATCGGCGTCACCACCCACGAGCCGCCCTACATGATCGAGGGTGAGGAACAGCCCCTCGTCCCCGGAATGTGCTTCTCCGTGGAGCCGGGCATCTACCTTCCGGGCCGCTTCGGGGTGCGCATCGAGGACATCGTGACGGTCACCGAGGACGGCGTACGACGGCTGAACAGCACGTCGCGGGACATGGCGATCGTGAGCTAG
- the treZ gene encoding malto-oligosyltrehalose trehalohydrolase, whose translation MQFEVWAPQAERVALHCEGTTRAMERDPDREGWWTGEADAQDGTRYGFALDDGPALPDPRSRRQPDGPDGLSAVVDHARYTWRSESAPGRGLPGAVLYELHVGTFTREGTLDAAGEHLGHLVELGITHVELMPLCPFPGRHGWGYEGVSPWAVHEPYGGPEALKRFVDMAHGLGLGVVLDVVHNHLGPSGNHLPAFGPYFTDTHHTPWGAAVNLDAPGSDEVRAYLVGSALAWLRDYRIDGLRLDAVHALCDTRAVHFLEELSTAVDSLAEEQDRPLFLVGESDLGDPRVITPRNHGGLGLQAQWSDDFHHAVHTAVSGEAQGYYADFAKAPMAALAKTLTRGYFHDGTYSTFRGRRHGRPIDRTRTPAHRLLGYAQTHDQIGNRAQGDRLSASLSPGLLACAATLVLTGPFTPMLFMGEEWAARTPWQFFTDHTDPALAEAVRKGRRREFASHGWAEEDIPDPQDPATRERSCLDWSEPDSGPHARVLAWYRELIALRHARADLTDSDLAAVRVAYDEEARWIAYRRGDLRVAVNLSDEPAAVPVGRNGYRVLAAWEPAGLPGADGLLTVPPQSSAVLVSP comes from the coding sequence GTGCAGTTCGAGGTGTGGGCACCACAGGCAGAGCGGGTCGCGCTCCACTGCGAGGGCACCACGCGGGCGATGGAGCGCGACCCGGACCGCGAGGGGTGGTGGACGGGCGAGGCGGACGCGCAGGACGGCACGCGCTACGGGTTCGCGCTCGACGACGGGCCGGCGCTGCCCGACCCCCGCTCACGCCGCCAGCCGGACGGGCCCGACGGCCTGAGCGCGGTCGTCGACCATGCGCGGTACACGTGGCGCTCGGAGTCGGCGCCGGGACGCGGACTCCCCGGCGCGGTCCTGTACGAACTGCACGTGGGGACCTTCACGCGCGAGGGCACGCTCGACGCCGCGGGCGAACACCTGGGGCATCTCGTCGAGTTGGGCATCACCCATGTCGAGCTGATGCCGTTGTGTCCGTTCCCCGGGCGGCACGGCTGGGGCTACGAGGGGGTCAGCCCCTGGGCGGTGCACGAGCCGTACGGGGGCCCTGAGGCGCTGAAGCGTTTTGTCGACATGGCGCACGGGCTCGGGCTCGGCGTCGTCCTCGACGTGGTCCACAACCACCTGGGCCCTTCGGGCAACCATCTGCCCGCGTTCGGGCCGTACTTCACCGACACCCACCACACGCCCTGGGGCGCCGCGGTCAACCTCGACGCCCCCGGTTCCGACGAGGTGCGCGCGTACCTCGTGGGCAGCGCGCTGGCCTGGCTGCGCGACTACCGGATCGACGGGCTGCGCCTCGACGCGGTGCACGCGCTGTGCGACACGCGCGCGGTCCACTTCCTGGAGGAGCTGTCCACGGCCGTCGACTCCCTCGCCGAAGAACAGGACAGACCCCTGTTCCTCGTCGGCGAGTCCGACCTCGGCGACCCGCGCGTGATCACCCCGCGCAATCACGGCGGCCTCGGGCTCCAGGCGCAGTGGAGCGACGACTTCCACCACGCCGTGCACACGGCGGTGTCGGGCGAAGCCCAGGGCTACTACGCGGACTTCGCGAAGGCGCCGATGGCCGCGCTCGCCAAGACCCTGACCCGGGGCTACTTCCACGACGGCACGTACTCGACGTTCCGGGGGCGGCGTCACGGGCGTCCCATCGACCGCACCCGCACCCCCGCGCACCGGCTGCTCGGCTACGCCCAGACCCACGACCAGATCGGCAACCGCGCGCAGGGCGACCGCCTCTCCGCGAGCCTGTCCCCCGGGCTCCTCGCGTGCGCGGCCACCCTCGTGCTGACCGGGCCCTTCACGCCGATGCTGTTCATGGGCGAGGAGTGGGCCGCCCGCACCCCGTGGCAGTTCTTCACCGACCACACCGACCCGGCGCTCGCGGAGGCCGTACGCAAGGGCAGGCGGCGGGAGTTCGCGTCGCACGGGTGGGCCGAGGAGGACATCCCCGATCCGCAGGACCCGGCGACCCGGGAGCGCTCCTGCCTGGACTGGTCGGAGCCGGACAGCGGTCCTCACGCGCGCGTGCTGGCCTGGTACCGCGAACTGATCGCGCTGCGCCATGCCCGGGCCGACCTGACGGACTCCGACCTCGCGGCCGTGCGGGTGGCGTACGACGAGGAGGCCCGCTGGATCGCGTACCGGCGGGGTGATCTGCGGGTGGCGGTGAACCTGTCGGACGAGCCGGCGGCGGTGCCGGTCGGGCGGAACGGTTACCGGGTGCTCGCCGCGTGGGAGCCGGCGGGGCTGCCCGGCGCGGACGGTCTGCTCACCGTCCCGCCGCAGTCGAGCGCTGTGCTCGTCAGCCCGTAG
- a CDS encoding aminoglycoside phosphotransferase family protein → MSDAPRPTQDTVRTLLGALFPDGGQLDVSAAAESGEHSTWWVGTRYVLRLALDAPASARQRREIRLRDLVRQHVGIAVPASLASGEWASGRTYSLDTRLQGASGDVVDVTAAGEEDLAGLLGGLREVPAARAEALGLARTAPRSLDVLRREAARAAELLGGDGEFEPARLAQLTAQAAAQLAPQPGAVVIHNDLKGEHLTVTPDGRVRGALDWSDAVIGDPAEDIAGLSIAVGARAAVRAATLAGYGARASLRGLWLARCDTLVRLGERLHGTGDSPVPLLRTQLERAWEAILLELVTELADKDPETG, encoded by the coding sequence ATGTCCGACGCCCCGAGGCCCACCCAGGACACCGTGCGCACGCTGCTGGGTGCCCTCTTCCCGGACGGCGGGCAGCTCGACGTCAGTGCCGCGGCCGAGAGCGGTGAGCACTCCACCTGGTGGGTCGGCACCCGCTATGTGCTGCGCCTCGCCCTCGACGCGCCGGCGTCCGCGCGCCAGCGCCGCGAGATCAGGCTCCGCGACCTCGTGCGCCAGCACGTCGGCATCGCCGTCCCCGCCTCGCTCGCGTCCGGCGAGTGGGCGAGCGGGCGCACGTACTCCCTCGACACGCGGCTGCAGGGCGCTTCGGGCGACGTCGTCGACGTGACCGCGGCCGGCGAGGAGGATCTCGCGGGGCTGCTCGGCGGACTGCGGGAGGTGCCCGCGGCGCGGGCCGAGGCGCTCGGGCTCGCGAGGACGGCGCCGCGCTCGCTCGACGTACTGCGCCGGGAGGCGGCGCGCGCCGCCGAACTCCTCGGCGGTGACGGCGAGTTCGAGCCCGCGCGGCTCGCACAGCTGACCGCGCAGGCCGCCGCACAGCTCGCCCCGCAGCCCGGCGCCGTCGTCATCCACAACGACCTCAAGGGCGAGCACCTCACCGTGACCCCCGACGGCCGGGTGCGCGGCGCCCTCGACTGGTCCGACGCCGTCATCGGAGACCCGGCGGAGGACATCGCGGGCTTGAGCATCGCGGTGGGCGCCCGCGCGGCCGTCCGCGCGGCGACCCTCGCCGGTTACGGCGCCCGCGCCAGCCTGCGCGGCCTGTGGCTGGCCCGCTGCGACACGCTCGTACGCCTCGGTGAGCGCCTCCACGGCACGGGCGACAGCCCCGTGCCGCTGCTGCGCACCCAGCTGGAGCGGGCGTGGGAGGCGATCCTCCTCGAACTCGTGACGGAGCTCGCCGACAAGGACCCGGAGACCGGCTGA
- a CDS encoding metallophosphoesterase: MLVLAQISDLHLDGTPRATERARRVIDHLRELPGPVDALLVTGDIADHGAESEYEEAAGLLGLRTGGPNDDDPPFPGPPSPVLPFPVLTCPGNHDSRAPYRKALLREPAAEGPVNRAHRVGGAVVLMCDSSIPGADEGRLDEETYGWLEDTLDGLDGETPVLLAFHHPPVALHHPLPDAYQLAQPQALADLLARRPEIAGIIAGHAHTPAATVFAGRPLAIGPGVTWTLRLPWEGEGVADREAPVGLAFHILDDERRLTTHFRVV; encoded by the coding sequence ATGCTTGTTCTGGCCCAGATCAGCGACCTGCATCTCGACGGGACCCCGCGCGCCACGGAACGCGCCCGGCGCGTGATCGACCATCTCCGGGAACTGCCGGGCCCCGTGGACGCCCTCCTCGTCACCGGCGACATCGCAGACCACGGCGCGGAGTCCGAGTACGAGGAGGCGGCGGGGCTGCTCGGGCTGCGCACGGGCGGGCCGAACGACGACGATCCACCCTTCCCCGGCCCGCCGTCCCCCGTCCTGCCTTTTCCCGTTCTGACCTGTCCCGGCAACCACGACAGCCGGGCGCCCTACCGCAAGGCACTGCTCCGCGAACCCGCCGCCGAGGGGCCGGTGAACCGCGCCCACCGCGTGGGCGGCGCCGTGGTCCTCATGTGCGACTCCAGCATTCCGGGCGCCGACGAGGGCCGGCTCGACGAGGAGACGTACGGCTGGCTGGAGGACACCCTCGACGGGCTCGACGGCGAGACGCCCGTCCTGCTCGCGTTCCACCACCCGCCGGTGGCGCTCCACCACCCGCTGCCCGACGCGTACCAACTGGCCCAGCCACAGGCGCTGGCAGACCTGCTGGCGCGGCGGCCGGAGATCGCCGGGATCATCGCGGGGCACGCGCACACCCCGGCCGCCACGGTGTTCGCGGGCCGCCCCCTGGCGATCGGCCCGGGCGTGACATGGACGCTGCGCCTGCCCTGGGAGGGCGAGGGTGTGGCCGACCGGGAGGCTCCGGTGGGCCTGGCCTTCCACATCCTCGACGACGAGCGGCGGCTGACGACGCACTTCCGGGTCGTGTGA
- a CDS encoding M14 family zinc carboxypeptidase, producing the protein MSHLTEQRYPNVAELVQSARELATHRPDLCVLRQVGTSRAGRPLHLLSVGHDHRAVLVVAGAHANEPAGGSTLLRLAERALMERELRTDCSWHFLLCADPDGAALHRTPAPRSLLDYHRHFFRPAGPEQPEWSPSVLPPDRLPPETRILTGVIDELRPFLQVSLHGTDLGGSWVQLTRDIPGLAEPFAKSAAELHIPVETGASDAAGWPATGPGVHVMPEPGAEAAFPSLPDDARHSTWHHAHRYGGRTAIVEVPMWASDLVDDPAPHPAPDRALRRLAQRLSRDTLLVEEILQSALPRLPEVDGPLMRATRWAVALVPGLAGDWLQPPPPDATMAYVGSIDAFSRRLPLRAAAMLLRVLKETGDPDAERLEQLVTHWCDAFAERFRARWVPLEHQVEHQSRTTVAAVRHTLAAGD; encoded by the coding sequence GTGAGTCACCTGACGGAGCAGCGCTACCCGAATGTGGCCGAACTGGTCCAGTCAGCACGGGAGCTGGCCACTCACCGACCCGACCTGTGCGTTCTGCGCCAGGTCGGGACCTCACGCGCGGGCCGGCCGCTGCACCTGTTGTCGGTGGGGCACGACCACCGCGCGGTGCTCGTGGTCGCGGGAGCCCATGCGAACGAGCCGGCCGGTGGCTCCACTCTGCTGCGCCTCGCCGAACGCGCTCTGATGGAGCGGGAGTTGCGCACCGACTGCTCCTGGCACTTCTTGTTGTGCGCCGACCCGGACGGCGCGGCTCTGCACCGCACGCCCGCGCCGCGGTCCCTGCTCGACTACCACCGGCACTTCTTCCGCCCCGCGGGCCCCGAGCAGCCCGAGTGGTCGCCCTCCGTGCTGCCGCCGGACCGGCTGCCGCCCGAGACGCGGATCCTGACCGGGGTCATCGACGAGCTGCGTCCCTTTCTCCAGGTGTCGCTGCACGGCACCGATCTGGGCGGCAGCTGGGTGCAGTTGACGCGGGACATACCGGGACTCGCGGAGCCGTTCGCCAAGTCGGCGGCGGAGTTGCACATCCCGGTGGAGACGGGGGCCTCGGACGCGGCGGGCTGGCCCGCGACGGGCCCCGGCGTCCATGTGATGCCGGAGCCCGGCGCGGAGGCCGCGTTCCCGAGCCTGCCGGACGACGCCCGGCACAGCACCTGGCACCACGCCCACCGCTACGGGGGCCGCACGGCGATCGTCGAGGTCCCGATGTGGGCGAGCGACCTCGTGGACGACCCGGCGCCGCACCCCGCCCCCGACCGGGCGCTGCGGCGCCTGGCACAGCGGCTGAGCCGGGACACGCTCCTGGTGGAGGAGATCCTGCAGTCGGCGCTGCCGCGGCTTCCCGAGGTGGACGGGCCGCTGATGCGGGCGACGCGCTGGGCCGTCGCGCTGGTTCCGGGCCTCGCGGGCGACTGGCTGCAACCTCCGCCGCCGGACGCCACGATGGCGTATGTGGGGAGCATCGACGCGTTCTCCAGACGGCTGCCGTTGCGGGCCGCCGCGATGCTCCTGCGGGTCCTGAAGGAGACGGGCGACCCGGACGCGGAGCGTCTTGAGCAGTTGGTGACGCACTGGTGCGACGCGTTCGCCGAGCGGTTCAGGGCGCGCTGGGTGCCCTTGGAGCACCAGGTCGAGCACCAGTCGCGGACGACCGTCGCGGCCGTGCGGCACACGCTCGCGGCGGGCGACTGA
- a CDS encoding DUF1707 and FHA domain-containing protein: MTSSFEHHTYPARLSDAERDRALRELREGAALGRLSHDTFVRRMELALAARRSDELAALTADLHTEGRWSRVVFGTVAAVSGFTVRLRGAWQRERLPKLQLPSPDNPYPLRIGRDPANGLRLSHETVSRVHAELSRQGGMWVLRDLGSTNGTSVNGRRVVGAAVVQDGDQVGFGRMSFRLSADSA; the protein is encoded by the coding sequence GTGACCTCCTCGTTCGAGCACCATACGTACCCCGCGCGGCTGTCCGACGCCGAGCGCGACAGGGCGTTGCGGGAGCTCCGCGAGGGCGCCGCACTCGGCAGGCTGTCGCACGACACGTTCGTACGGCGCATGGAGCTGGCACTCGCCGCCCGCCGCTCCGACGAACTCGCCGCGCTCACCGCCGACCTGCACACCGAGGGCCGCTGGTCCCGCGTGGTCTTCGGCACCGTGGCGGCGGTCTCCGGCTTCACGGTGCGGCTGCGCGGGGCGTGGCAGCGCGAGCGCCTCCCGAAGCTGCAACTGCCTTCGCCGGACAACCCCTACCCGCTGCGCATCGGGCGCGACCCGGCGAACGGGCTGCGGCTCAGCCACGAGACCGTCTCCCGGGTGCACGCCGAACTGAGCAGACAGGGCGGCATGTGGGTGCTGCGTGACCTCGGCTCCACCAACGGCACGTCCGTCAACGGGCGGCGGGTGGTCGGCGCGGCGGTCGTCCAGGACGGCGACCAGGTCGGCTTCGGACGGATGTCGTTCCGGCTCTCCGCCGACTCCGCCTGA
- a CDS encoding GNAT family N-acetyltransferase, with protein MTAAPHGSAHPTHDDARLVVRALTEEDVPLFRTFEDPGLVGRVITGVGYRTVAEGGDYRPDWTWVALREGRVVARAAWWGGKDDTEPVNLNWFDVLEDDIEAGAELLRQAPFDVEYELILPAGWSEDPRTRAAAEARMEAVTRAGKKLLVERLRYRWTPDDGLPERPGRLEFRAEPDDEVILDVLRRVHSATLDAHARHAIEESGLDTAAQEELDFFHWCPSPREWWQLAYTPEGDLVGLHIPAHNPGGPCIGFIGVVPEQRGHGYAYDLLVESTHLLVEHGAEFIAGATDDGNFPMAANFTKAGYPVTEKRINFV; from the coding sequence TTGACTGCTGCGCCGCATGGAAGCGCCCACCCGACGCACGACGACGCCCGCCTGGTCGTCCGCGCACTGACCGAGGAAGACGTTCCGCTTTTCCGTACGTTCGAGGATCCGGGTCTCGTGGGCCGCGTCATCACCGGCGTCGGATATCGCACCGTCGCCGAGGGCGGCGACTACCGCCCCGACTGGACCTGGGTCGCCCTGCGCGAGGGGCGCGTGGTCGCGCGGGCCGCCTGGTGGGGCGGCAAGGACGACACGGAACCGGTGAACCTGAACTGGTTCGACGTCCTGGAGGACGACATCGAGGCGGGGGCCGAACTGCTGCGGCAGGCCCCGTTCGACGTCGAGTACGAGCTGATCCTGCCCGCGGGCTGGAGTGAGGACCCACGGACGCGGGCGGCCGCCGAGGCGCGGATGGAGGCGGTCACGCGGGCCGGCAAGAAGCTCCTCGTGGAGCGGCTGCGCTACCGGTGGACGCCGGACGACGGCCTGCCGGAACGCCCCGGCCGCCTGGAGTTCCGGGCCGAACCCGACGACGAGGTGATCCTCGACGTGCTGCGCCGGGTGCACTCGGCGACGCTCGACGCGCACGCGCGGCACGCCATCGAGGAGTCGGGCCTCGACACGGCCGCGCAGGAGGAGCTGGACTTCTTCCACTGGTGCCCCTCGCCCCGCGAGTGGTGGCAGCTGGCGTACACGCCCGAGGGGGACCTGGTCGGCCTGCACATTCCCGCGCACAACCCCGGCGGGCCGTGCATCGGGTTCATCGGCGTGGTGCCGGAGCAGCGCGGCCACGGGTACGCGTACGACCTGCTGGTCGAGTCGACGCACCTCCTGGTGGAGCACGGCGCCGAGTTCATCGCCGGGGCGACGGACGACGGGAACTTCCCGATGGCGGCGAACTTCACGAAGGCCGGGTATCCGGTCACGGAGAAGCGCATCAATTTCGTCTGA
- a CDS encoding PDZ domain-containing protein: MEQTALRPKSMPGAPRREAAAARGNGSGGRRPHAARRRGKRLVTLLLGLLFGAVLVLSGVGLGTVGAAVIGMSKLAEMQQQAGAAPRPSVLAPSRPPAASTSPSPSVRPVRAALGVEAVDAPEGAGALLVGVHVPGPGYTAGLVRGDVLIAFGGNRIGSAGALAQAVAAVRPGQQVTLTVRHESGAHQVLAVTPGVVT, translated from the coding sequence ATGGAACAGACCGCGTTGCGCCCCAAGTCGATGCCCGGAGCTCCGCGTCGTGAGGCGGCGGCCGCCCGGGGGAACGGTTCGGGCGGCCGTCGCCCGCACGCGGCGCGGCGCCGCGGCAAGCGCCTCGTCACCCTGCTGCTCGGCCTGCTGTTCGGGGCCGTGCTCGTGCTGTCGGGCGTCGGCCTCGGCACGGTCGGCGCGGCCGTCATAGGGATGAGCAAGCTGGCCGAGATGCAGCAGCAGGCGGGGGCGGCGCCGCGGCCTTCCGTGCTCGCGCCGTCCCGTCCGCCGGCCGCGTCCACCTCCCCGTCGCCTTCCGTCCGCCCCGTGCGGGCGGCGCTCGGCGTCGAGGCGGTGGACGCACCCGAGGGGGCGGGGGCGCTGCTCGTGGGCGTGCACGTCCCCGGCCCCGGCTACACGGCCGGCCTCGTCCGGGGCGATGTGCTGATCGCCTTCGGCGGGAACCGGATCGGCTCGGCGGGCGCGCTCGCCCAGGCCGTGGCGGCCGTGCGCCCGGGACAGCAGGTCACTTTGACGGTCCGGCACGAGTCGGGCGCGCATCAGGTGCTGGCGGTGACTCCCGGGGTGGTGACCTAG
- a CDS encoding RNA-guided endonuclease InsQ/TnpB family protein → MKLVVQVKLLPTPVQAAALEGTLRACNEAATWASEVAFIKDVKRNFALRQHTYTEIKHRWELGAQAAQHAIKKTCDAYTTLAANLRAGNLGRPGSVRYRRATEKPIAFRSQGAQPYDDRMLSWQIPDRTVSIWTLSGRIKGVVITASPEQLARLALYRTGESDLLYRDGMWFLNATCEIPETEPNTDPDGFLGIDLGIVNIATTSDGEIMAERALNRARLRERTLRTKLQRKNTPSAKRRLKKRRRKEARRAKDINHKIAKHVVAEAERTGRGIALEDLTGIRERVRLRKPQRATHSSWSFAQLGQFIAYKARRAGVPVVYVDPAYTSRTCAECGHTDKANRVSQAWFACRSCGFVDHADRNGSRNIRHRAEQLWRRGAQSTVPDPPPASGRGTRRKRSTTATGARSANPGL, encoded by the coding sequence ATGAAGCTGGTGGTGCAGGTCAAGCTGCTGCCGACGCCCGTACAGGCGGCGGCACTTGAAGGGACCCTGCGCGCCTGCAACGAGGCCGCCACCTGGGCGTCCGAGGTTGCCTTCATCAAGGATGTGAAGCGGAACTTCGCCCTGCGCCAGCACACCTACACCGAAATCAAGCACCGCTGGGAGCTCGGCGCACAAGCCGCCCAACATGCGATCAAGAAGACGTGCGACGCGTACACCACGCTGGCGGCGAACCTGAGGGCCGGGAACCTGGGCAGGCCCGGGTCGGTGCGCTATCGGCGGGCCACCGAGAAGCCGATCGCCTTCCGGTCTCAGGGCGCTCAGCCCTACGACGACCGGATGCTGTCCTGGCAGATCCCGGACCGTACGGTCTCGATCTGGACCCTGTCAGGCCGGATCAAGGGGGTGGTAATCACCGCCTCCCCCGAACAGCTCGCGCGCCTGGCCCTGTACCGCACGGGCGAGTCCGACCTGCTGTACCGGGACGGCATGTGGTTCTTGAACGCCACCTGTGAGATCCCCGAGACGGAACCAAACACCGACCCGGACGGCTTCCTCGGCATCGATCTCGGCATTGTGAACATCGCCACCACCTCGGACGGCGAGATCATGGCCGAACGCGCCCTGAACCGAGCGCGGCTGCGCGAGCGCACGTTGCGGACCAAGCTGCAGCGCAAGAACACCCCGTCCGCCAAACGCCGGCTCAAGAAGCGGCGCAGGAAGGAAGCGCGGCGGGCCAAGGACATCAACCACAAGATCGCGAAACATGTGGTGGCCGAGGCAGAACGCACCGGCCGCGGAATCGCCCTCGAGGATCTGACGGGCATCCGCGAACGGGTACGGCTTCGCAAGCCCCAACGGGCCACCCACTCCAGCTGGAGCTTCGCTCAGCTCGGGCAGTTCATCGCGTACAAGGCCCGCAGAGCGGGGGTGCCGGTGGTGTACGTCGATCCGGCGTACACCTCCCGCACCTGCGCCGAATGCGGCCACACAGACAAAGCGAACCGGGTCTCCCAGGCCTGGTTCGCGTGCCGGTCCTGCGGATTCGTTGATCACGCGGACCGTAACGGCTCCCGCAACATCCGCCATCGCGCGGAACAGTTGTGGCGACGCGGGGCGCAGTCAACCGTCCCAGACCCACCCCCGGCATCGGGGCGTGGGACCAGACGCAAGCGCAGCACCACAGCCACTGGCGCCCGCTCTGCAAACCCGGGACTCTAG